The window AGTATTTAAGGGAGCCTTTAAACTAAGACTCCCTTACTAATCGCGCAATAAAAAATCCATCCATATTATGCCTTTGTGGTAGAATCTGCATATAGCCTATTTCAGCAGTATTTAATAAATGAGGATCTTTAGTCAATTCATGGGGAATATGGGGTAAGAGACTATTAAAACTAAAAGCCCTATTATTTTTCAAAAATTTTTCCACAACATCATAGTTTTCCTCATGAGTTATTGTACATGTACTGTAAACCAAGACACCCCCAGGCTTTAAACATTTTGCTGCACCCTCAATGATTTCCAACTGCAGCCTTGATAATTCCTTGATCTGCTGCTGGTTTTTTCTCCAACGCAGGTCGGCTCTTCTTCTTAAAACTCCTATTCCTGAACAGGGAACATCAAGCAAAAGGTAATCAATTTTTCCTGCAAACAGATTACCAATTTTTTGAGCCTCCTGCTTTTGAGTCTGAATAGAATTAATGCCTAATCTCCTAGCATTTTGTTCAATTAGCTTTAGCTTATGACTGTGAATATCAAAGGCCAGAATTGTACTGTTATCACCTGTTAATTGTGCAAGATGAGTAGTCTTTGACCCTGGAGCTGCACACCCATCAATAATGGTGGAGTGGGGTGCCGGATTTAAACACCTGGCAACCAGCATGGATGCCTCATCCTGCATGATAAACATGCCCTGGGCAAAGGCTTCAATTTTATCTAATTGTTCAAAATTTCCTATGTCCAAGCCTTCAGGGGCATAAAGGGTCTTTCTTACATTAATATCTCTGCTTATTAAAAGATCTATTAGCTGTTCCACTTGAATTTTGAGGGTATTGACCCTTATTATATTGGGAGCCTTGGAGTTGTTATGCCTGCACAATGCAATAGTTTCTTCAACACCATACTCCTCTACCCATCTTTTTATCAACCATTTGGGGTGGGAATAGACAACGGATATATGCAATACTGGATCATCCTGAAGATCTGGGTAGGGTATGTCATTCAGGTTTCTGGCAATACTTCGAAGAACGCCGTTTACAAACTTGACACTCCCCGGGTTTCCATGCTTTTTTGCCAGGTTAACAGATTCGTTACATGCTGCAGACACAGGAACCCTGTCTAAATACATTAACTGGTATATTCCTGTTAGAATAATATAATTAATCCATGGATCTATTTTCTTTTTGCTTACGAACCTGTCCCTTATCCACTCAAGGGTGTTCTTGTTTTTTACAGTTCCATAGACAATTTCAGTAATAAAACGACGCTCAAGGGGACTAAAATTAGTCTCCTTGAGCAGATTGTTTATGGCTATATTTGTATAAGCACCCTTTTCTAAAATTTCAAATACTGCTTTTAAAGCTGCATCTCTTACTTTGTCCATAGAGCATACTCCTATATATTTTAGTCTTCACCTAGAATTCTTGATAATATCAATAATCTAACAAGGTTTAATATGGCAGCTATTGCAGCAGCTACATAGGTTAAAGCTGCTGCTTTTAATACCTTTTGTACTCCTGTTACTTCCTGGGGAGCAATAAAGCCATGGGCCTGCAGCTGGCCAATTGCCCTGCTGCTGGCATTAAATTCAACAGGCAGGGTTACTATTTGAAACAATACTACTGCAGTAAAAAGGTAAATTCCTATATTCAAAAAAGAAGAGCTTCCCAATATTAATCCTAGTATTATTATTGGGAATGAAAGGGTCGAACCTATCTGAGCTACAGGAACAA of the Desulfitibacter alkalitolerans DSM 16504 genome contains:
- the rsmB gene encoding 16S rRNA (cytosine(967)-C(5))-methyltransferase RsmB — its product is MDKVRDAALKAVFEILEKGAYTNIAINNLLKETNFSPLERRFITEIVYGTVKNKNTLEWIRDRFVSKKKIDPWINYIILTGIYQLMYLDRVPVSAACNESVNLAKKHGNPGSVKFVNGVLRSIARNLNDIPYPDLQDDPVLHISVVYSHPKWLIKRWVEEYGVEETIALCRHNNSKAPNIIRVNTLKIQVEQLIDLLISRDINVRKTLYAPEGLDIGNFEQLDKIEAFAQGMFIMQDEASMLVARCLNPAPHSTIIDGCAAPGSKTTHLAQLTGDNSTILAFDIHSHKLKLIEQNARRLGINSIQTQKQEAQKIGNLFAGKIDYLLLDVPCSGIGVLRRRADLRWRKNQQQIKELSRLQLEIIEGAAKCLKPGGVLVYSTCTITHEENYDVVEKFLKNNRAFSFNSLLPHIPHELTKDPHLLNTAEIGYMQILPQRHNMDGFFIARLVRES